A DNA window from Streptomyces canus contains the following coding sequences:
- a CDS encoding beta-galactosidase: protein MATPATAREADGPTSAAAPAADAQMHTVTLDGYSFLVDGKRTYLWSGEFHYFRLPSPDLWRDIFQKMKAAGFNSTSLYFDWGYHSPKPGVYDFTGVRDVDKLLDMAEEAGLYVIARPAPYINAEVDSGGLPGWLTTKAENNRSDDPRFLKYADEWLTQIDKIIARHQLTNGTGSVIAYQVENEYYNGSASARSYMQHLEDKARADGITVPLTGNNNGTFNSGAGALDVDGPDSYPQGFDCSNPTKWNGVPDISYDHPAGKPLYSPEFQGGAFDPWGGPGYDKCAELINDQFANVFYKQNIAVGATAQSFYMTYGGTNWGWLSMPQNYTSYDYGAAIRETRQLDPKYDEDKLIGYFTQSVAPLTKTDAIRTTPPDDSAVVDTARMNPDTKTQFHVLRHGNSTSTAVDRTHISLDFNAQPAGDTSYTWDDPDSALQYAGSWSHVADQSYTGGDYKKTESFSNKAGDSVTVPFDGTAIRWIGSKTNNHGNADVYLDGTKVATVDDSGGENQAVIFQRTGLAPGAHTLKIVVSGNHSSGSTDNYVSIDAIDVPTGDAAAQPTYPVVPQQPGTAITLDGRDSHVIVANYRLGEAQLQYSTSEIMTNATIGGRDVAVLYGDSDSDGETVLRYSSKPTVSTSGGAVTTTWDPATGDLRLNYTHKGLIRVNVSGGGQPPLLLLVGDKATAKTFWRQDTATGPVLVRGTHLLRTATSLNGGRTVALTGDNADDKNIEVFTSAARVTWNGRSVATRATDTRSLAGTIPTAAAVHLPDLTNWKHAEESPEAAPGFDDTGWQVADRTTTNSVSGINKLPVLYADDYGFHTGNTWYRGRFHATGKETGIHLVSDSGGGAQAFSAWLNGTFLGSSTTGSADFTFPAGSVKSTGDNVISVLTVNMGHEEDYNSTNGNKTARGLTSASLVGAPLTSVTWRLQGVRGGEDLQDTVRGPLSTGGLYGERAGWSLPGYPDGKWNRVSLPTTDTRPGVSWYRTDATLDLPHGQDTSLGLTFTDDPSRKYRATIFVNGWQVGNYVNYLGPQHTFPVPNGILNPNGRNSIAIAVWNLDGSTGGLGKVSLTDYGSYASSLRVAQNDSPRYDPRKYAMPKRPGAEVTLDVPDTAQPGEAFTARTTVRVPKDAAPASRLTASLSAPDGWSVSATSPVSLKRLQPGGSAAFTWKVQPPTGDLPSASALTTTVHHLQNGRQATGVDERIIGGIPPAPPAGRSAVSDLPFLSSTNGWGPVERDSSVGEQAAGDGRAISIGGVGYAKGLGTNALSDIQLYLAGNCSRLTAEVGVDDETGGAGTVTFSVIADGRTLLTTPTIRGRQTAVPIDVDVSGAQVVDLKVGDGGDGNGNDHGDWAVPTLTCG from the coding sequence ATGGCCACGCCCGCCACGGCGCGGGAGGCGGACGGGCCGACATCCGCCGCCGCTCCTGCCGCCGACGCGCAGATGCACACGGTGACTCTCGACGGCTACTCGTTCCTCGTCGACGGCAAGCGGACCTACCTCTGGTCCGGCGAGTTCCACTACTTCCGGCTTCCCAGCCCGGACCTGTGGCGGGACATCTTCCAGAAGATGAAGGCCGCCGGCTTCAACTCCACCTCCCTGTACTTCGACTGGGGGTACCACTCGCCCAAGCCGGGCGTGTACGACTTCACCGGGGTACGTGACGTCGACAAGCTCCTCGACATGGCCGAGGAAGCCGGGCTCTACGTGATCGCGCGCCCCGCGCCGTACATCAACGCGGAGGTCGACAGCGGCGGCCTGCCCGGCTGGCTGACCACCAAGGCCGAGAACAACCGCAGCGACGACCCGCGGTTCCTCAAGTACGCCGACGAGTGGCTGACACAGATCGACAAAATCATTGCCCGGCATCAACTCACCAACGGCACCGGGTCAGTCATCGCCTACCAGGTCGAGAACGAGTACTACAACGGCTCCGCCTCCGCCCGCTCCTACATGCAGCACCTGGAGGACAAGGCCCGCGCCGACGGCATCACCGTGCCGCTGACCGGCAACAACAACGGCACCTTCAACTCCGGTGCCGGCGCCCTGGACGTGGACGGCCCGGACTCCTACCCGCAGGGCTTCGACTGCTCGAACCCCACGAAGTGGAACGGCGTCCCCGACATCAGCTACGACCACCCCGCCGGCAAGCCGCTGTACTCCCCGGAGTTCCAGGGCGGCGCCTTCGACCCGTGGGGCGGCCCGGGCTACGACAAGTGCGCCGAGCTGATCAACGACCAGTTCGCCAACGTGTTCTACAAGCAGAACATCGCGGTCGGCGCGACGGCGCAGAGCTTCTACATGACCTACGGCGGCACCAACTGGGGCTGGCTCAGCATGCCGCAGAACTACACGTCGTACGACTACGGAGCCGCGATCCGCGAGACCCGACAGCTCGATCCGAAGTACGACGAGGACAAGCTGATCGGGTACTTCACCCAGTCGGTAGCCCCGCTGACCAAGACCGACGCGATCAGGACCACGCCACCGGACGACTCCGCAGTCGTCGACACCGCCCGGATGAACCCGGACACCAAGACGCAGTTCCATGTGCTGCGGCACGGCAACTCCACGTCCACGGCGGTCGACAGGACGCACATCTCGCTGGACTTCAACGCCCAGCCGGCCGGGGACACCAGCTACACCTGGGACGACCCCGACTCAGCGCTCCAGTACGCCGGTTCGTGGTCGCACGTGGCCGACCAGAGCTACACCGGCGGCGACTACAAGAAGACCGAGTCGTTCTCGAACAAGGCCGGTGACTCGGTCACCGTCCCCTTCGACGGCACCGCGATCCGCTGGATCGGCTCGAAGACCAACAACCACGGCAACGCCGACGTCTACCTCGACGGCACCAAGGTGGCGACGGTCGACGACTCCGGCGGCGAGAACCAGGCGGTGATCTTCCAGAGGACCGGCCTGGCGCCCGGGGCGCACACGCTGAAGATCGTCGTCTCCGGGAACCACAGCTCGGGGTCCACCGACAACTACGTGTCCATCGACGCCATCGACGTGCCCACAGGTGACGCCGCCGCGCAGCCGACCTACCCGGTCGTCCCCCAGCAGCCGGGCACCGCGATCACACTCGACGGACGCGACTCCCACGTCATTGTGGCGAACTACCGGCTCGGGGAAGCGCAGTTGCAGTACTCGACCTCGGAGATCATGACCAACGCGACCATCGGTGGCCGGGACGTCGCCGTGCTCTACGGCGACTCGGACAGCGACGGCGAAACCGTCCTGCGGTACTCCTCCAAGCCCACCGTGAGCACCAGCGGCGGTGCTGTCACCACCACCTGGGACCCGGCCACCGGTGACCTGCGGCTGAACTACACCCACAAGGGCCTGATCCGGGTCAACGTCAGCGGCGGCGGACAGCCCCCGCTGTTGCTGCTCGTGGGCGACAAGGCCACCGCGAAGACGTTCTGGCGTCAGGACACCGCGACCGGCCCGGTCCTGGTGCGCGGCACGCACCTGCTGCGGACGGCGACCAGCCTGAACGGCGGCCGCACGGTGGCTCTCACCGGCGACAACGCCGACGACAAGAACATCGAGGTGTTCACCTCCGCGGCCCGCGTCACCTGGAACGGCCGGTCCGTGGCCACGAGGGCCACCGACACCCGGAGCCTCGCCGGCACGATCCCGACGGCCGCCGCCGTACACCTGCCGGACCTGACGAACTGGAAGCATGCCGAGGAGTCCCCCGAAGCGGCCCCCGGCTTCGACGACACCGGCTGGCAGGTGGCCGACCGGACGACCACCAACAGCGTCTCCGGCATCAACAAGCTGCCGGTGCTCTACGCGGACGACTACGGTTTCCACACCGGCAACACGTGGTACCGCGGCCGCTTCCACGCCACCGGCAAGGAGACCGGCATCCACCTGGTCTCGGACTCCGGCGGAGGGGCGCAGGCGTTCTCCGCCTGGCTCAACGGCACCTTCCTGGGCAGCTCCACCACCGGCAGCGCCGACTTCACCTTCCCGGCCGGTTCGGTCAAGTCCACGGGTGACAACGTCATCTCCGTGCTCACCGTGAACATGGGGCACGAGGAGGACTACAACTCCACCAACGGCAACAAAACCGCGCGCGGCCTGACCAGCGCCTCCCTGGTCGGAGCCCCGCTGACCTCCGTCACCTGGCGCCTTCAGGGTGTACGCGGTGGCGAGGACCTCCAGGACACGGTGCGCGGACCGCTCTCGACGGGCGGCCTGTACGGCGAGCGGGCGGGATGGTCCCTCCCGGGTTACCCGGACGGCAAGTGGAACCGGGTCAGCCTGCCGACGACCGACACCCGCCCCGGGGTGTCCTGGTACCGCACCGATGCCACTCTGGACCTGCCCCACGGCCAGGACACCTCACTCGGCCTGACGTTCACCGACGACCCGTCCCGCAAGTACCGTGCCACGATCTTCGTGAACGGCTGGCAGGTCGGCAACTACGTCAACTACCTCGGTCCGCAGCACACGTTCCCCGTCCCCAACGGAATCCTGAACCCGAACGGCCGCAACAGCATCGCCATCGCCGTGTGGAACCTGGACGGCAGCACCGGCGGCCTCGGCAAGGTCTCGCTCACCGACTACGGCAGCTACGCCTCGTCCCTGCGCGTCGCGCAGAACGACAGTCCGCGCTACGACCCCCGGAAGTACGCGATGCCGAAGCGTCCCGGAGCGGAGGTCACCTTGGACGTGCCCGACACCGCTCAGCCGGGAGAGGCCTTCACGGCCCGGACGACCGTGCGGGTGCCCAAGGACGCAGCGCCCGCGTCCCGGCTGACTGCCTCGCTCTCCGCACCCGACGGCTGGAGCGTGAGCGCCACGAGTCCCGTGTCCCTCAAGCGCCTGCAGCCGGGCGGATCGGCAGCCTTCACGTGGAAGGTCCAGCCACCGACCGGGGATCTGCCGTCCGCCTCGGCACTGACCACCACGGTGCACCACCTGCAGAACGGACGGCAGGCCACTGGTGTCGACGAGCGCATCATCGGCGGGATACCACCGGCGCCGCCGGCCGGGAGGAGCGCTGTGAGCGACCTGCCGTTCCTGTCTTCCACCAACGGATGGGGTCCCGTCGAGCGTGACAGCAGCGTCGGCGAGCAGGCGGCCGGGGACGGCCGTGCGATCAGTATCGGCGGAGTGGGTTACGCCAAGGGCCTCGGCACCAACGCGCTCAGCGACATCCAGCTCTACCTCGCCGGAAACTGCTCGCGGCTGACGGCGGAAGTGGGCGTCGACGACGAGACGGGTGGTGCGGGAACGGTGACGTTCTCCGTGATCGCCGACGGCAGGACCCTGCTGACCACGCCGACGATCCGCGGCCGACAGACCGCCGTGCCCATCGACGTCGACGTCAGCGGCGCCCAGGTGGTCGATCTCAAGGTCGGCGACGGAGGCGATGGCAACGGCAACGACCACGGCGACTGGGCGGTACCGACACTGACGTGTGGCTGA
- a CDS encoding pyridoxamine 5'-phosphate oxidase family protein, which yields METHEITEVLNRPISQELLARDVTRLAYVAKDGTPRNVPIAFVWNGSEIVMCTTKNAPKLPALRENPAVALTIDTEVHPPKILLIRGRAELDFVDGIPEWEAEVRSLYHDGMVRIVVTPTWAKLIDFETTLPSAVEELVRQREERQRA from the coding sequence GTGGAAACGCACGAGATCACCGAGGTTCTGAACCGACCGATCAGCCAGGAACTGTTGGCACGCGACGTCACCCGCTTGGCATACGTCGCCAAGGACGGCACACCCCGCAACGTCCCGATCGCGTTCGTCTGGAACGGCTCGGAGATCGTCATGTGCACCACGAAGAACGCCCCGAAGCTCCCGGCCCTGCGTGAGAACCCGGCGGTCGCCCTGACGATCGACACCGAGGTGCACCCGCCCAAGATCCTCCTCATCCGGGGCCGAGCCGAGCTGGACTTCGTCGACGGCATCCCTGAGTGGGAGGCGGAGGTGCGTTCGCTCTACCACGACGGCATGGTCCGGATCGTCGTGACACCGACCTGGGCGAAGCTGATCGACTTCGAGACGACCCTGCCGAGCGCGGTCGAGGAACTGGTACGGCAGCGGGAGGAGCGTCAGCGCGCCTGA
- a CDS encoding sodium/solute symporter, protein MTDLGGSAQSWSLVAFCSVVTLTLLLCVLTGPDRDDLEEFYTGYRSLSPLRNGLAVAGDYISAATVLTIGGVIALCGYDGVVLALSTLLSLLLLMFLLAEPLHNTGRFTMGDALSRRVPGRAVRITACGVTLLSLIPMMIVQLAGVGQLLAFILGFSDRGMQTGCIAGAGILMISYAALGGMRGTALIQIIKTVMLLGSGLVVAVLVLAGFGWHPGTLVDTAAQRSGTGQAFLRYGLQFADGPYPGLDMVSTQVAIVLGGACLPHVTMRMYTAGNARQVRRTMSWAVSSVALFMLVITVIGLGATALVGRERITAADPHGSTAYLLGARAVFGPDVSRTESLVFSTVTTAIFLTLLASVAGMTLACANSLAHDVAASRHSGMPALREMTLARVSALIVGVPVVLLAALAQHRSLQPLATLSFCMGASAIAPALVYSLFWRRFGKAGLLGTLIGGSAAVLVLMSGTRLVSGSPASAFPEADLNWFPFTTTALVSVPVGFACGWLGTFLSGRRSARRARERYAGIEQLLLAGPPQRHPSWSDND, encoded by the coding sequence ATGACCGACCTCGGCGGCTCCGCGCAGTCCTGGTCCCTGGTCGCGTTCTGCAGCGTCGTCACCCTCACGCTCCTGCTGTGCGTCCTGACCGGCCCCGACCGCGACGACCTGGAGGAGTTCTACACCGGCTACCGATCGCTGTCCCCGCTGCGCAACGGCCTGGCGGTCGCCGGCGACTACATCTCCGCCGCGACCGTGCTCACCATCGGCGGGGTCATCGCCCTGTGCGGCTACGACGGAGTCGTCCTGGCCCTGAGCACGCTGCTGTCCCTGCTCCTGCTGATGTTCCTGCTCGCCGAACCGCTGCACAACACCGGCCGGTTCACCATGGGTGACGCACTGAGCCGACGTGTCCCCGGGCGGGCCGTGCGCATCACCGCGTGTGGGGTGACCCTGCTGTCGCTGATCCCGATGATGATCGTGCAACTGGCGGGCGTGGGACAACTGCTGGCGTTCATCCTGGGCTTCTCCGACCGTGGCATGCAGACCGGCTGCATCGCCGGCGCCGGCATCCTGATGATCAGTTACGCCGCCCTGGGCGGGATGAGGGGGACCGCGCTGATCCAGATCATCAAGACGGTGATGCTCCTCGGATCCGGCCTCGTGGTCGCCGTACTCGTCCTCGCCGGCTTCGGCTGGCACCCGGGCACGCTGGTCGACACCGCCGCGCAGCGCAGCGGAACCGGCCAGGCGTTCCTTCGGTACGGCCTGCAGTTCGCGGACGGGCCGTACCCCGGACTGGACATGGTCAGCACACAGGTCGCCATCGTGCTCGGCGGCGCTTGCCTGCCGCACGTCACGATGCGGATGTACACCGCGGGCAACGCCCGCCAGGTACGGCGCACGATGTCCTGGGCGGTGTCCTCGGTCGCCCTGTTCATGCTGGTGATCACCGTCATCGGCCTCGGCGCCACGGCACTGGTCGGCCGCGAGCGGATCACGGCCGCCGACCCGCACGGCAGCACCGCCTACCTGCTGGGGGCGCGCGCCGTGTTCGGCCCGGACGTCTCCCGCACCGAGAGCCTGGTGTTCAGCACCGTCACCACGGCGATCTTCCTCACCCTCCTGGCGTCCGTCGCCGGGATGACGCTCGCCTGCGCCAACTCCCTGGCACACGACGTCGCCGCCTCCCGGCACAGTGGGATGCCCGCCCTGCGGGAGATGACCCTGGCGAGGGTGAGCGCGCTGATCGTCGGCGTACCGGTGGTGCTGCTGGCGGCCCTGGCCCAGCACCGCAGCCTTCAGCCGCTGGCCACCCTGTCCTTCTGCATGGGCGCCTCCGCCATCGCGCCCGCGCTGGTCTACTCGCTGTTCTGGCGACGCTTCGGCAAGGCCGGGCTGCTCGGCACGCTGATCGGCGGTTCGGCCGCCGTCCTGGTCCTGATGTCGGGCACCCGGCTCGTCTCCGGCTCCCCGGCGTCAGCGTTCCCGGAAGCCGACCTGAACTGGTTCCCCTTCACCACGACCGCCCTGGTCTCCGTACCGGTGGGCTTCGCCTGCGGCTGGCTGGGCACCTTCCTGAGCGGACGCCGCAGCGCCCGTCGTGCACGCGAACGGTACGCCGGCATCGAGCAACTGCTCCTCGCCGGACCTCCGCAGCGCCACCCGAGCTGGAGCGACAACGACTAG
- a CDS encoding DUF485 domain-containing protein has product MSYDRSELSLSHRHDGRVPSPTAHRPPSLASAGERPGSGARQRSWSSYHRALRVLRRACRWQRRVATLAALGYFAVFLTLTVKAPAFMARPALGGLPTGLLLAVVQIPVTWLAVLLFEYSARRFVDPLARRVSRYAPPADGDGRAQA; this is encoded by the coding sequence ATGTCCTACGACCGCTCGGAATTATCCCTGTCGCATCGGCACGACGGACGGGTCCCCTCGCCCACCGCACACCGGCCGCCGTCCCTCGCGTCGGCCGGAGAGCGGCCGGGAAGCGGGGCCCGTCAGCGTTCGTGGTCCAGCTACCACCGCGCCCTGCGCGTCCTGCGCCGCGCCTGCCGGTGGCAACGACGCGTGGCCACCCTGGCCGCCCTCGGTTACTTCGCCGTCTTCCTCACCCTCACCGTCAAGGCCCCCGCCTTCATGGCTCGCCCGGCCCTCGGCGGGCTCCCCACCGGCCTGCTCCTCGCCGTGGTACAGATCCCCGTCACCTGGCTTGCCGTCCTGCTGTTCGAGTACTCGGCACGGCGATTCGTCGATCCCCTGGCCCGCAGAGTCAGCCGGTACGCACCCCCGGCCGACGGCGACGGACGGGCACAGGCATGA
- a CDS encoding TetR/AcrR family transcriptional regulator has product MLVFREHGYEGASRAGLTKAMGISTSMYAAFGNKEELFRKVLKRCTEGPSAYLARALEEPTALGAATAILAGVVRTTTRPAHPHGCLGVQGALSTSDSGQDVRDLLVAWRADGFSCIRERFQRAVGDGDLPAQTDPGLLARYVTTIAYGIAVQAASGVGRDELQELADAALRNWPLS; this is encoded by the coding sequence ATGCTGGTCTTCCGGGAGCACGGCTACGAGGGAGCCAGCAGGGCCGGCCTGACGAAGGCGATGGGCATCTCCACCAGTATGTACGCGGCCTTCGGCAACAAGGAGGAGCTCTTCCGCAAGGTCCTGAAGCGCTGCACCGAGGGCCCGAGCGCTTACCTGGCCCGCGCGCTCGAGGAGCCGACCGCCCTCGGCGCCGCCACCGCGATCCTGGCGGGAGTGGTTCGCACCACCACCCGCCCGGCCCACCCCCACGGCTGCCTGGGCGTCCAGGGCGCCCTGTCCACCAGCGACTCCGGACAGGACGTCCGTGACCTTCTCGTCGCCTGGCGCGCCGACGGCTTTTCCTGCATCCGGGAGCGGTTCCAGCGAGCCGTCGGCGACGGCGATCTGCCTGCGCAGACCGATCCGGGGCTGCTGGCCCGCTATGTCACCACCATCGCCTACGGCATCGCCGTACAGGCCGCGAGCGGTGTCGGCCGCGACGAACTCCAGGAGCTGGCTGACGCCGCCCTGCGCAACTGGCCCCTGTCCTGA
- a CDS encoding 3-hydroxybutyryl-CoA dehydrogenase, whose protein sequence is MDSVTRLGVVGCGLMGSGIAEVAARSGIDVRVAEATHDAVEAGRRRLTASLDRGLRRGKLSEEQRDQTLARLSFTRDLGDMADRQFVIEAVAENRDIKTGVLRDLDKAIEDPTAVLATNTSSIPVVDLAVVTERPERVIGLHFFNPVPVQQLVELIPSLVTGADTVRRTRGFAEQLGKQAIQAPDRSGFVVNALLVPYLLSAVRMVESGSARPDDIDRGMELGCAHPMGPLRLLDLIGLDTAQAVAESMYEEYKEPLYAPPALLRRMVAAGHLGRKSGRGFHTYDG, encoded by the coding sequence ATGGATTCCGTCACCCGTCTCGGCGTCGTCGGATGCGGCCTCATGGGCTCCGGCATCGCCGAAGTCGCCGCCCGCAGCGGCATAGACGTCCGTGTCGCCGAGGCCACGCATGACGCGGTCGAGGCAGGCCGCCGCCGGCTCACCGCCTCCCTCGACCGAGGCCTGCGGCGTGGCAAGCTCAGCGAGGAACAACGAGACCAGACCCTCGCCCGGCTCTCCTTCACCCGTGACCTCGGCGACATGGCCGACCGCCAGTTCGTCATCGAGGCCGTCGCCGAGAACCGTGACATCAAGACCGGTGTCCTGCGCGACCTGGACAAGGCGATCGAAGACCCTACGGCGGTCCTGGCCACCAACACCTCCTCGATTCCCGTCGTCGATCTCGCCGTCGTCACCGAGCGGCCCGAACGGGTCATCGGCCTGCACTTCTTCAACCCCGTCCCCGTGCAGCAGTTGGTCGAGCTCATTCCCTCCCTCGTCACCGGCGCGGACACGGTGCGGCGAACCCGCGGCTTCGCCGAGCAGCTGGGCAAGCAGGCCATCCAGGCGCCCGACCGTTCCGGCTTCGTCGTCAACGCCCTCCTCGTGCCCTACCTGCTCAGCGCGGTACGGATGGTGGAGTCGGGCTCCGCGCGGCCGGACGACATCGACCGCGGCATGGAACTCGGGTGCGCGCACCCCATGGGGCCGTTGCGCCTGCTCGACCTCATCGGCCTCGACACCGCCCAGGCCGTGGCCGAGTCGATGTACGAGGAGTACAAGGAGCCGCTGTACGCACCGCCCGCCCTCCTGCGCCGGATGGTCGCCGCGGGTCACCTCGGCCGCAAGAGCGGCCGCGGGTTTCACACCTACGACGGCTGA
- a CDS encoding PDR/VanB family oxidoreductase, protein MNDQLPSVPTTLVVADRTLAADGVVSLTLRRPDGGMLPAWAPGAHIDVLLDGDADGLVRQYSLCGHPAERETWQIAVLREPEGRGGSAYVHDHLREGSTVRVRGPRNNFPLRPANRHLFVAGGVGITPILPMVEAAEATGADWSLLYGGRTRTSMAFLDRLAPHGDRVLVRPQDEYGLLDLAAHLGVPREGTLVHACGPELLLRAVQEQCAGWPPGTLGVERFAPVPTTGTGAAAAFELELARSGLTLTVPPDRSVLETVEEAGVTVDFSCREGTCGTCETDVLDGTPDHRDSLLTEDERAAGDTMLICVSRSCGPRLVLDL, encoded by the coding sequence ATGAACGACCAACTGCCCTCGGTCCCGACCACCCTCGTGGTGGCCGACCGCACCCTCGCCGCCGACGGCGTCGTCTCCCTCACCCTGCGCCGCCCCGACGGCGGCATGCTCCCCGCCTGGGCGCCCGGCGCCCACATCGACGTACTCCTGGACGGCGACGCCGACGGCCTGGTCCGTCAGTACTCCCTGTGCGGACACCCGGCCGAACGCGAGACATGGCAGATCGCCGTGCTGCGCGAGCCGGAGGGCCGCGGCGGTTCCGCGTACGTCCACGACCACCTGCGCGAAGGCTCCACCGTGCGGGTCCGCGGACCGCGGAACAACTTCCCGCTACGGCCGGCCAACCGCCATCTGTTCGTCGCCGGCGGCGTCGGCATCACGCCCATCCTTCCCATGGTCGAGGCCGCCGAGGCCACGGGGGCCGACTGGAGTCTGCTGTACGGCGGCCGCACGCGGACCTCCATGGCGTTCCTGGACCGCCTCGCCCCGCACGGGGACCGGGTGCTCGTCCGTCCGCAGGACGAGTACGGCCTCCTGGACCTCGCCGCCCACCTCGGCGTGCCCAGGGAGGGCACCCTGGTGCACGCCTGCGGTCCCGAGCTCCTGCTGCGGGCGGTGCAGGAGCAGTGCGCGGGCTGGCCGCCCGGCACGCTGGGCGTCGAACGGTTCGCCCCGGTGCCGACGACCGGGACCGGCGCGGCCGCGGCCTTCGAGCTGGAGCTCGCCCGTTCCGGGCTCACCCTCACCGTGCCGCCGGACCGTTCGGTGCTCGAAACCGTGGAGGAGGCCGGCGTCACCGTCGACTTCTCCTGCCGGGAAGGCACGTGTGGCACCTGCGAGACCGACGTACTGGACGGCACACCCGACCACCGCGACTCGCTGTTGACCGAGGACGAACGAGCCGCCGGCGACACCATGCTCATCTGCGTCTCCCGCTCGTGCGGGCCCCGGCTCGTCCTCGATCTCTGA
- a CDS encoding acetyl-CoA C-acyltransferase: MPGSVIVAGARTPIGKLLGALSTLSAVDLGAHAIRAALAAVPLDPRAVQAVVMGHVVQAGAGPNPARQAAVLGGIPFSVPASTVNKLCPSGLHAIALADLMIASGRHEVVVAGGMESMSGAPHLLRGSRAGWKYGPAAVEDALDRDALVCAFDGVSMGAATERYQQPFALTRQEQDEYSALSHQRAARAQRSGALSEEIAPVTVAGHRGETVVDADEGVRPGSTAETLGRLRPAFSGAGTITAGNSSQLSDGAAAVVVMSAERARREGLTPLAEIGAYGTVAGPDPSLLVQPAGAVRDALDRDGRLKAADLDLFEINEAFAGVALASVRELDVPLDRVNVNGGAIALGHPVGMTGARLVLTLATELRRRGGGSGAAALCGGGGQGDALLLHVPTQA, encoded by the coding sequence ATGCCCGGATCCGTCATCGTCGCCGGAGCAAGGACGCCCATCGGCAAACTGCTGGGCGCCCTGAGCACCCTGTCCGCGGTCGATCTCGGCGCCCACGCCATCCGCGCGGCTCTGGCCGCCGTCCCTCTGGACCCGCGGGCCGTGCAAGCCGTCGTCATGGGCCATGTGGTGCAGGCCGGCGCAGGCCCCAACCCGGCCCGGCAGGCCGCGGTCCTCGGCGGCATTCCCTTCTCCGTGCCGGCGAGCACCGTCAACAAGCTCTGTCCGTCCGGCCTGCACGCCATCGCCCTGGCCGATCTCATGATCGCCTCCGGCCGTCACGAGGTGGTCGTCGCGGGCGGCATGGAATCCATGTCCGGCGCCCCGCACCTGCTGCGCGGATCACGCGCCGGCTGGAAGTACGGCCCGGCCGCGGTGGAGGACGCCCTGGACCGGGACGCCCTCGTCTGCGCGTTCGACGGCGTCTCCATGGGCGCGGCCACCGAGCGCTACCAGCAGCCGTTCGCCCTGACCCGGCAGGAACAGGACGAGTACAGCGCGCTGTCCCATCAACGGGCCGCCCGCGCCCAGCGGTCGGGCGCCTTGTCCGAGGAGATCGCCCCCGTCACGGTGGCCGGACACCGAGGCGAGACGGTGGTGGACGCCGACGAGGGCGTACGACCGGGAAGCACCGCCGAGACCCTGGGCCGCCTGCGGCCGGCCTTCTCCGGCGCGGGCACCATCACCGCCGGCAACTCCTCCCAGCTCTCCGACGGCGCCGCGGCCGTCGTCGTGATGAGCGCGGAGCGAGCCCGGCGGGAGGGCCTGACACCGCTCGCCGAGATCGGCGCCTACGGCACGGTCGCGGGCCCCGACCCCTCACTGCTCGTCCAGCCGGCAGGCGCCGTCCGCGACGCCCTGGACCGGGACGGCCGGCTGAAGGCTGCCGACCTGGACCTGTTCGAGATCAACGAGGCGTTCGCCGGAGTGGCCCTGGCTTCCGTACGCGAACTGGACGTCCCGCTGGACAGGGTGAACGTCAACGGCGGAGCGATCGCGCTCGGACACCCGGTCGGCATGACCGGAGCCCGGCTGGTGCTGACCCTGGCGACGGAACTGCGCCGGCGCGGAGGCGGCAGCGGAGCGGCGGCCCTGTGCGGGGGCGGCGGTCAGGGTGACGCGCTGCTGCTGCATGTACCGACGCAGGCCTGA
- a CDS encoding histidine phosphatase family protein produces MTELLLVRHGLPLAGVFDPGLSPEGTAQAERLADWLEHEDLDALYVSPFQRARETVAPLERLTGMTATVLDDLREWDTDVSQPYTPPEQIGTGDPRAAALAEGRFEDFVPDLDWDAFRGRAVRAMDTILDAHPGGRVAAVCHGGITNTYLATVLGLPTMFWFHPGYTSVSRVRRMPGGRVVLHSVNETAHMIAERAVDPVA; encoded by the coding sequence ATGACCGAACTTCTCCTCGTCCGGCACGGCCTCCCCCTGGCGGGCGTGTTCGACCCGGGGCTGTCACCCGAGGGCACCGCCCAGGCCGAACGCCTCGCCGACTGGCTGGAGCACGAAGACCTCGACGCCCTGTACGTCAGCCCGTTCCAGCGCGCCCGTGAGACCGTGGCTCCCCTGGAACGGCTCACCGGTATGACGGCCACCGTCCTCGATGACCTGCGCGAGTGGGACACGGACGTGTCCCAGCCCTACACCCCTCCGGAGCAGATCGGGACGGGTGACCCCCGGGCGGCGGCGCTCGCCGAGGGACGCTTCGAGGACTTCGTGCCCGACCTGGACTGGGACGCCTTTCGCGGGCGGGCCGTGCGCGCCATGGACACCATCCTCGACGCCCATCCCGGCGGACGGGTCGCCGCCGTGTGTCACGGCGGCATCACCAACACCTATCTCGCGACGGTGCTCGGTCTGCCGACGATGTTCTGGTTCCACCCCGGCTACACCTCCGTCAGCCGGGTGCGGCGCATGCCCGGCGGGCGGGTCGTTCTGCACTCGGTGAACGAGACCGCCCACATGATCGCCGAACGTGCCGTCGACCCGGTCGCCTGA